From the genome of Planctomycetia bacterium, one region includes:
- a CDS encoding DinB family protein — protein sequence MSHQPDYTRRPEADEYFEYYQNYINCVPAGDFFNLLDGQISELRSVLGNVSEQEAMKLHPPYTWTMKQVVGHLIDAERIFAERLHRFASGDLQPIPGMDQDPYIVNNDYVKPTLPALLNELIHLRQANVLLLRRIKPEAWDNRGVASDHPVTVRALAYILVGHINHHLKIVRKRLGN from the coding sequence ATGTCCCATCAACCCGATTACACACGCCGACCAGAGGCAGATGAGTATTTCGAGTATTACCAAAACTACATTAATTGCGTTCCTGCAGGCGATTTTTTCAACTTGCTCGACGGACAGATCTCGGAACTTCGTTCTGTCCTGGGAAATGTCAGTGAGCAGGAGGCGATGAAATTACATCCTCCCTATACCTGGACCATGAAGCAAGTGGTCGGTCATCTCATTGATGCTGAACGAATCTTCGCTGAGCGACTTCATCGTTTTGCTTCGGGCGATCTACAACCGATTCCTGGAATGGATCAGGACCCCTATATTGTCAACAACGATTATGTGAAACCAACGCTGCCAGCGCTGCTCAATGAGCTGATTCACCTTCGTCAGGCGAATGTTCTTCTTCTACGCCGTATCAAACCGGAAGCCTGGGATAATCGAGGCGTAGCTTCCGATCATCCTGTCACAGTGAGAGCGCTTGCTTACATCCTGGTAGGACACATCAATCATCACCTCAAGATCGTTCGCAAGCGTCTGGGTAACTAG